In Flavobacteriales bacterium, one genomic interval encodes:
- a CDS encoding PD-(D/E)XK nuclease family protein yields MEPFLHRLATKLLEHHAHELDTIAVVLPSRRAGLYLRKYLAELAGRTIWSPEMLDMGSFMEQISGLRQGQTMEMLFLLYEAHKAVDGERAAPIAEFMQWSPITLRDFSEVDAHLLDLEQLYRDLRSYEEIESWSLRLGELSKGQQRLINQWRNTGLLHQEMVRRMNAAGIGTSGSIARHASDLARTSKLKLPWRMVWFAGLNALDPASTAVMKLLRTEGKARFAWDADVFYLDDHDQEAGIYLRRSIDALGPGDIPPVDLIHTLPRRFRSIAVPSKVAQAKYAAQYLKELPLEERTSTAVILADEDLLMPLLESLSPDIGPINITMGMPLASLPVHGLTEAFIQLHTKATATGHELDALERLLLHPFLHQGAATSQTIAELRTLQLTRPDMDVILQIASEQGLYAPLELGQAITPLETRTAIEFPERFNALLAYAKQIRSNDQLVQEQLFRMAKLQRRLHLALARASASDIDLKSYAELRKRLVREEQLAFFGEPLQGMQIMGFLEARAIDHTHVLLLGANDGTLPRNTPQQSWIPFEVRRAYKLQLARDSESITAYHFHRLAQHATDLRSVYDTDEKRAGGPSRYIAQWKHELDRTSGTVFEHESISAPFPARRSLPISVAKDDLVLGRIGEILKKGLSPSALGTWLTCPLDFYYKYVLKIRTAEEVDEKLGSDVLGDAVHGVLEDLFTPFKDIELNAVELREIATGAEQALYTKLSKKFPDSTLDQGYFKLRIAMAGQAMSKYIHAEADRVTHQPSTVLDLEVEVQAALPDGTVLKGRCDRIELREGIHHILDLKTGSVQANDLVLRTLERDALNADRRFALQLMIYAWCYMMQNPLVPLVRTGIIPLQRASQSDGLFLKVMNTEDITRDMLPKIGSLLGSLVNELRDPTIPFTHDANALYCECCVVG; encoded by the coding sequence ATGGAACCATTTCTTCATCGGCTTGCTACGAAACTGCTGGAACACCATGCGCACGAACTTGATACCATCGCCGTGGTGCTGCCCAGCCGACGTGCCGGTCTTTATCTGCGAAAGTACTTAGCAGAACTCGCCGGACGAACGATCTGGAGTCCCGAAATGTTGGACATGGGTTCGTTCATGGAACAGATCTCCGGTCTGCGCCAAGGACAGACCATGGAAATGCTCTTCTTGCTTTATGAAGCCCATAAAGCTGTAGATGGCGAGCGAGCCGCGCCCATAGCCGAGTTCATGCAATGGTCACCCATTACTCTGCGCGACTTCAGTGAGGTGGATGCCCATTTGCTGGACTTGGAACAGCTTTACCGCGACCTAAGAAGTTATGAGGAGATCGAGAGTTGGAGCTTACGACTAGGAGAACTCAGCAAAGGTCAGCAACGCCTGATCAACCAATGGCGTAATACCGGGCTTTTGCATCAGGAAATGGTGCGAAGGATGAATGCTGCAGGAATCGGCACAAGTGGCTCTATCGCTCGACACGCATCCGATCTGGCCAGAACTTCGAAATTGAAATTACCGTGGCGAATGGTCTGGTTCGCAGGGTTGAATGCGCTGGACCCGGCCTCCACAGCGGTTATGAAACTGCTGCGGACCGAAGGGAAAGCACGGTTCGCATGGGATGCAGATGTATTTTATTTGGACGATCATGATCAAGAAGCAGGGATCTATCTCCGGCGTTCCATTGATGCGCTGGGTCCTGGTGATATCCCTCCCGTGGATCTGATCCACACGCTACCCCGCCGGTTCCGATCCATTGCTGTACCGAGCAAAGTCGCACAAGCCAAATACGCAGCCCAGTACTTAAAAGAACTTCCGCTTGAAGAACGGACGAGCACTGCGGTGATCCTGGCTGATGAGGACCTCCTAATGCCCTTATTGGAGTCATTGTCTCCGGATATCGGGCCGATCAACATCACCATGGGTATGCCACTCGCTTCACTCCCAGTACATGGACTTACTGAAGCGTTCATCCAATTGCACACCAAGGCGACTGCGACCGGCCACGAACTTGATGCGTTGGAACGACTTCTGTTACACCCGTTCCTGCACCAAGGCGCAGCCACCAGCCAGACCATTGCCGAGCTACGGACATTGCAGCTCACACGACCGGACATGGATGTGATCCTGCAAATAGCCAGTGAGCAAGGGCTCTATGCACCGTTGGAATTAGGACAAGCAATTACACCACTGGAGACCCGAACAGCGATCGAATTTCCGGAACGTTTCAATGCCTTGCTAGCCTATGCGAAACAGATCCGATCCAATGACCAATTGGTTCAAGAGCAGTTGTTCCGAATGGCGAAATTGCAGCGTCGACTGCATCTGGCCTTGGCGCGTGCAAGTGCTTCCGATATCGACCTGAAGAGCTACGCTGAATTGCGGAAACGGCTGGTACGTGAGGAGCAATTGGCGTTCTTCGGAGAACCCTTACAAGGCATGCAGATCATGGGTTTCTTGGAAGCACGAGCCATCGATCATACGCACGTTCTTCTGCTCGGTGCGAACGATGGCACCCTACCGCGGAACACACCGCAGCAGAGTTGGATCCCATTTGAAGTTCGTCGAGCATACAAGCTGCAACTGGCTCGCGATTCCGAATCCATAACAGCGTATCATTTCCATCGACTTGCCCAACACGCAACCGACCTGCGATCTGTATACGACACTGACGAAAAACGCGCTGGTGGGCCATCACGTTATATCGCACAATGGAAACATGAGCTTGATAGGACCAGTGGCACGGTCTTCGAGCATGAGTCCATAAGTGCTCCTTTTCCAGCACGCCGGTCGCTACCGATCTCGGTTGCGAAGGATGACCTTGTTCTAGGACGTATTGGTGAGATCCTGAAAAAAGGCCTTTCTCCTTCCGCACTTGGAACTTGGCTCACTTGTCCACTCGACTTCTATTATAAATACGTTCTGAAGATCCGAACGGCTGAGGAGGTTGATGAAAAACTGGGAAGCGATGTGTTAGGTGATGCAGTGCATGGCGTTCTGGAAGATCTGTTCACGCCGTTCAAGGATATTGAATTGAATGCTGTTGAATTGCGAGAAATTGCTACTGGTGCGGAGCAAGCGCTGTACACAAAACTGTCCAAGAAATTCCCTGACTCAACCTTGGACCAAGGCTACTTCAAGCTGCGCATTGCAATGGCTGGCCAAGCCATGTCGAAGTATATTCATGCAGAAGCAGATCGCGTAACACATCAACCCAGCACCGTGCTGGATCTGGAGGTCGAAGTACAAGCTGCTTTACCGGATGGAACGGTATTGAAAGGGCGTTGCGACCGCATCGAACTGCGTGAGGGGATCCATCACATCCTCGACCTGAAAACAGGAAGCGTTCAGGCCAATGATCTGGTCTTGCGCACCCTGGAGCGTGATGCCTTAAATGCCGATCGCCGCTTTGCGTTGCAACTGATGATCTATGCGTGGTGCTATATGATGCAGAACCCGCTCGTACCGTTGGTGCGCACGGGTATTATTCCTTTGCAGCGCGCATCGCAAAGCGATGGGTTATTCTTGAAGGTCATGAATACGGAGGATATTACCCGAGATATGCTACCGAAGATAGGTTCACTATTAGGCAGTCTTGTGAACGAATTGCGGGACCCGACCATACCGTTCACCCATGATGCGAACGCGCTATATTGCGAATGCTGTGTTGTAGGGTAA
- a CDS encoding T9SS type A sorting domain-containing protein, which yields MKHSILRITGLSLATALIATSAIAQSPVDIGLHHNGTMLEVHVRPQSDFNGIFSSLVYTIKWDSNSGASLGDVTQEQPSSQYIPTAKSGDTHQVGTTNYQVFAGFGMAPMSSASAQWVAGEDYVIAKIPVTGNADFELINDSWTGEVVNNASYYVALGGANRTGIIYKSLATADEDGVTILPNPSNGQFTFSFSNNEAMDVTIELVNTLGQTVMSEEVRALNGPYRKDVDLTSASSGLYYLKIKRGEDTTTHKVVIR from the coding sequence ATGAAGCACTCTATCCTACGTATCACCGGTCTTTCCTTGGCAACTGCACTTATTGCCACTAGTGCAATTGCTCAAAGTCCGGTCGACATCGGACTACATCACAACGGAACTATGTTAGAGGTGCATGTGCGCCCACAATCAGATTTCAACGGGATCTTCTCTTCCTTGGTATATACCATTAAATGGGATAGTAATTCTGGCGCAAGTTTGGGTGATGTTACACAAGAACAACCGTCGAGCCAATACATCCCAACAGCAAAGTCGGGTGATACGCACCAAGTGGGTACTACGAACTACCAGGTGTTTGCAGGTTTCGGCATGGCACCAATGAGCAGTGCTTCTGCACAATGGGTAGCAGGGGAGGATTACGTTATCGCTAAGATACCTGTTACAGGAAACGCTGATTTCGAATTGATCAACGATTCATGGACAGGTGAAGTAGTCAACAATGCCAGCTATTATGTTGCACTTGGTGGAGCGAATAGGACCGGTATCATTTATAAGTCGTTGGCCACTGCGGATGAAGATGGGGTAACCATTCTTCCGAATCCTAGCAACGGACAATTCACGTTCAGTTTTAGCAACAACGAGGCCATGGACGTTACTATTGAATTGGTGAATACCCTAGGCCAGACCGTAATGTCCGAAGAGGTGCGCGCCTTGAACGGACCATACCGCAAGGACGTTGATCTGACCTCTGCAAGCAGCGGTCTCTATTACTTGAAGATCAAGCGCGGCGAAGACACTACCACCCACAAAGTGGTGATCCGCTGA
- a CDS encoding response regulator transcription factor, translating into MEEKRILLVEDEESLRLTLKLNFELEGYAVTTAITGPEGLERMRGAHFDLVIMDVMLPGLDGYSVVETIRLEGDTTPVLFLTARIAPADRIRGLRTGDDHLGKPFELEELLLRVANLIQRSTGNQAHPVVSTFDFGVNHVDFNSFEIQGVDGEIRTLSHREIMLLRLLTEREGEVVSREEILQKVWGYNVFPTTRTVDNFIVGFRKYFEPDPRSPKHFHSIRGVGYKFTKG; encoded by the coding sequence ATGGAAGAGAAACGGATCTTGCTGGTTGAGGACGAAGAGTCTCTTAGGCTTACATTGAAGCTCAATTTCGAGTTGGAGGGTTATGCTGTCACTACGGCGATCACCGGCCCGGAAGGATTGGAGCGGATGCGTGGTGCACATTTCGACCTGGTGATCATGGATGTTATGTTGCCCGGTCTGGATGGCTATTCAGTGGTAGAGACCATTAGGCTGGAGGGTGATACGACACCGGTCCTGTTCCTTACTGCGCGGATCGCTCCGGCGGACCGGATCCGAGGATTACGTACTGGCGACGATCATTTGGGAAAACCATTCGAATTGGAGGAATTGTTGCTTCGTGTTGCTAATTTGATCCAGCGGTCCACTGGTAATCAGGCCCATCCCGTTGTCAGTACTTTTGATTTCGGTGTGAATCACGTGGATTTCAACAGTTTTGAGATACAAGGAGTTGATGGAGAGATACGTACTTTGAGCCACCGTGAGATCATGCTCTTACGCCTGCTAACAGAACGGGAAGGGGAGGTTGTTTCGAGGGAAGAGATCCTTCAAAAAGTCTGGGGGTACAACGTATTTCCGACCACCCGTACGGTTGATAATTTCATCGTTGGCTTTCGGAAATACTTTGAACCGGACCCGCGTTCGCCGAAGCATTTTCATAGCATACGCGGTGTGGGGTATAAATTCACGAAGGGATAA
- a CDS encoding PaaI family thioesterase, whose protein sequence is MRKNSLVELLGMEFIASPPGTFAARMPVDARTHQPMGLLHGGATAALAETVGSMGSSLLINMKTHGVVGIEVNANHLKGVRSGYVTCTGTLLHKGRTTHVWDFKVTNDANELVAVCRLVIMIIALTKKTEK, encoded by the coding sequence ATGCGCAAGAACTCGTTGGTAGAACTTTTGGGGATGGAATTCATAGCGAGCCCACCTGGGACCTTTGCGGCCAGAATGCCTGTTGACGCCAGAACGCATCAACCAATGGGCCTCCTTCATGGCGGCGCTACTGCCGCGCTTGCAGAGACGGTAGGTAGCATGGGTTCTTCCCTTTTGATCAATATGAAAACCCATGGCGTGGTGGGCATTGAGGTGAATGCGAACCATCTGAAGGGCGTGCGGTCCGGATACGTAACTTGCACCGGAACACTTTTGCATAAAGGACGAACCACACACGTTTGGGATTTTAAAGTGACCAATGATGCGAATGAACTTGTGGCGGTTTGTCGGCTGGTGATCATGATCATTGCGTTGACCAAGAAAACGGAGAAATGA
- a CDS encoding chorismate-binding protein, whose protein sequence is MNSGLQAALANYLERGLTFACFRRPGKPIELWVQRTPELDSVDRSLLYELNEVFLLAPFELDPTRIQFIRADKDLVIVDPQADCDLFPEFEGTRTTVTEPGTDVDQRNFEYAVSNALDAIDKGLLEKVVISRTVTTPLDAESVPALFLTSLDLYSQAFVALVHTPDHGTWIGASPERFMSALEDTVRVDAMAATRRADDAPNDPDEWSVKERHEQALVTTGILGTMINLGLRETHTYGPEVIGAGNLAHLRTTIQADLGGRSLADLVLALHPTAAVCGTPRKAAHEHLLSIEQHKRQLYSGFWGPWSADGETELFVNLRCMKINNGSATLFTGAGIVKNSDPRNEWEETANKAQTWLKLLEALPRPVSSHADAN, encoded by the coding sequence ATGAATAGCGGACTACAGGCAGCATTGGCAAATTATCTTGAACGTGGACTCACTTTCGCCTGTTTCCGCAGGCCGGGAAAACCGATCGAACTCTGGGTACAAAGAACCCCGGAACTGGACAGCGTGGACCGATCGCTTCTATATGAATTGAACGAGGTATTCCTATTGGCCCCATTCGAGCTGGACCCGACACGTATTCAATTCATTCGTGCGGATAAAGATCTTGTGATCGTGGACCCGCAGGCCGATTGTGACCTTTTCCCGGAATTTGAAGGCACTCGAACAACCGTAACGGAACCAGGAACGGATGTTGACCAAAGGAACTTCGAATATGCAGTGAGTAATGCGTTGGATGCCATAGACAAAGGACTGCTTGAAAAAGTCGTCATATCCCGGACCGTTACAACACCATTGGACGCTGAGTCCGTTCCTGCTCTTTTTTTAACGTCATTGGATCTTTATTCTCAGGCTTTCGTGGCCTTGGTCCACACCCCTGATCACGGAACATGGATAGGTGCTTCGCCTGAGCGATTCATGAGTGCTTTGGAAGATACCGTTCGCGTTGATGCCATGGCCGCTACGCGTAGAGCGGATGATGCGCCGAATGACCCGGACGAATGGAGCGTAAAAGAGCGGCATGAACAAGCCTTGGTCACTACAGGGATACTCGGCACTATGATCAACCTTGGTCTTCGGGAAACGCATACGTATGGTCCAGAGGTCATCGGTGCAGGCAATTTGGCCCATTTGCGCACAACCATACAAGCGGATCTGGGAGGGCGGTCTCTCGCGGACCTGGTCCTTGCATTACACCCAACAGCCGCAGTATGCGGTACACCTCGTAAAGCAGCACACGAGCACCTACTTTCAATTGAACAACACAAGCGTCAATTGTATAGTGGATTCTGGGGACCTTGGAGTGCTGATGGGGAGACGGAACTCTTTGTTAACCTGCGCTGTATGAAGATCAATAATGGATCGGCTACGCTATTTACTGGCGCTGGTATCGTGAAGAACAGTGACCCAAGGAACGAGTGGGAGGAAACCGCGAACAAAGCACAAACCTGGCTCAAGTTGCTGGAGGCGTTGCCGCGTCCGGTATCTTCGCACGCCGATGCCAACTAG
- the menD gene encoding 2-succinyl-5-enolpyruvyl-6-hydroxy-3-cyclohexene-1-carboxylic-acid synthase produces MPTSDHYAAAELARLCAEKGVRYAVISPGSRSAPLVIAFNSRKEIECLQVIDERSAAFFALGMAQQLHAPVVLICTSGSAVLNYGPAIAEAFYQRIPLLVITADRPEEWVDQGEGQAIRQQGVLALHMKRSVQLPRILTDELARWNCGRLINEAFDHTLIPVPGPVHVNVPFAEPLYGTVDEIAQPARVIAQIMTESFVLPEHARWLIKQIAAKKKILILAGQGVWSDGMRKQLQQLAALPQISIHTEATSNLDDDAFITGIDRVIEGVNDENSETLKPEVLITFGGAIVSKRIKTLLRQWSPELHWHIDNGQRHFDTYQSLTHDIAVSPEVFFAQVSDTVRSIMEHLKMPVDYTPECYAAQWNALDEATTKVHYRILATAPFCDLTVFHALMERIPNGSDVHLANSTPTRYAQLFERTHNHRYFSNRGTSGIDGCTSTAVGAAFATKHPTTLITGDVAFCYDSNAFWNANLSPSLRVIVIDNGGGNIFRYIEGPDRDPALLHWFDSPHQRKIEALVKSYDLPYYAATDHASLMTGLDALYAEHTRPGVLHVITDAELSPKVLRDYFLRLRGTEELKK; encoded by the coding sequence ATGCCAACTAGTGACCATTACGCCGCCGCTGAGCTGGCAAGGCTTTGTGCCGAAAAAGGCGTCCGTTATGCAGTGATCAGTCCTGGTTCACGTAGCGCGCCTTTGGTGATCGCATTCAATTCGCGAAAGGAGATCGAATGCCTACAGGTGATCGATGAGCGCAGTGCCGCATTCTTTGCTCTAGGGATGGCCCAACAATTACATGCTCCCGTAGTTTTGATCTGTACTTCTGGAAGCGCTGTACTGAATTATGGACCAGCCATTGCCGAAGCATTCTATCAACGCATTCCACTTTTGGTGATCACCGCGGACCGTCCGGAAGAATGGGTGGACCAAGGTGAAGGACAGGCCATTCGGCAACAAGGCGTATTGGCTCTTCACATGAAGCGCAGCGTGCAACTGCCCCGCATACTTACGGATGAGCTGGCGCGTTGGAATTGTGGAAGGCTCATCAATGAAGCCTTCGACCATACCCTGATCCCGGTTCCGGGTCCTGTGCATGTGAATGTGCCGTTCGCCGAACCGCTGTATGGCACCGTGGATGAGATCGCGCAACCTGCTCGCGTTATCGCACAGATAATGACCGAGAGCTTCGTGCTGCCTGAGCATGCACGTTGGTTGATCAAGCAGATCGCTGCCAAGAAGAAGATCTTGATCCTCGCCGGCCAAGGTGTGTGGAGTGATGGTATGCGAAAGCAATTACAACAACTCGCTGCGCTGCCACAGATCTCCATTCATACCGAAGCGACATCGAACTTGGATGATGATGCATTCATTACCGGCATCGATCGTGTGATCGAAGGAGTTAATGACGAGAACTCGGAAACTCTGAAACCTGAGGTGCTCATCACCTTTGGTGGCGCTATCGTGAGCAAACGAATTAAAACCTTGCTCCGCCAATGGTCTCCGGAACTGCATTGGCATATCGATAACGGACAGCGCCATTTCGATACCTACCAGAGCTTGACCCACGATATCGCAGTTTCACCGGAAGTGTTCTTCGCACAGGTTTCGGATACGGTGCGTTCGATCATGGAGCATTTGAAGATGCCCGTGGATTACACTCCAGAGTGCTACGCCGCGCAGTGGAATGCACTTGATGAAGCCACTACGAAAGTGCACTACCGGATACTTGCCACAGCGCCTTTTTGCGACCTTACCGTTTTCCATGCGTTGATGGAACGGATCCCGAATGGCAGCGATGTACATCTTGCGAACAGCACACCGACCCGTTACGCTCAGCTGTTCGAACGCACCCACAACCATCGCTATTTCAGCAATCGTGGAACCAGCGGAATTGATGGTTGTACCAGCACGGCCGTTGGCGCTGCTTTTGCAACGAAGCATCCAACAACCTTGATCACAGGTGATGTTGCATTCTGCTATGACAGCAATGCGTTCTGGAATGCGAACCTAAGTCCGAGCCTTCGCGTGATCGTGATCGACAATGGAGGTGGAAATATATTCCGCTACATCGAGGGACCGGATCGCGATCCCGCACTTTTGCATTGGTTCGATAGTCCACATCAACGCAAGATCGAAGCGCTCGTAAAGTCATACGATCTACCCTATTATGCTGCGACGGACCATGCGTCGCTTATGACAGGATTGGACGCACTATACGCTGAACACACTAGACCAGGTGTGCTTCACGTGATCACCGATGCCGAACTATCGCCGAAGGTGTTGCGTGACTATTTTTTGAGATTGAGAGGAACTGAAGAGTTGAAGAAGTGA
- the menB gene encoding 1,4-dihydroxy-2-naphthoyl-CoA synthase — protein MAEREWKTIKKYTDIRFEFFEGIGKITINRPEVYNAFRPETNTEMIDAMEIAREDPAIGVVVFTGEGDKAFCSGGDQNVKGRGGYIGTDGIPRLNVLDLHKKIREIPKPVIAMVNGFAIGGGHVLHVVCDLTIASDNARFGQTGPKVGSFDAGFGSSYLARHVGQKKAREIWFLCLQYSAKEAEDMGMVNKVVPLAELEDTTVEWCSIMMQRSPLALRMIKRGLNAELDGQRGLMEFAGDATLMYYLMDEAQEGRNAFLEKRTPDFQKFQKFP, from the coding sequence ATGGCAGAACGCGAGTGGAAGACGATTAAAAAATATACCGATATCCGTTTCGAGTTCTTCGAGGGGATCGGAAAGATCACCATCAACCGACCAGAAGTGTACAATGCATTTCGTCCGGAGACCAATACCGAAATGATCGATGCGATGGAGATCGCGCGCGAGGATCCAGCGATCGGCGTCGTGGTATTCACCGGTGAGGGTGATAAAGCATTCTGCAGTGGTGGCGACCAGAACGTGAAGGGTCGCGGAGGCTACATCGGCACAGATGGTATTCCGCGATTGAATGTATTGGACCTGCACAAGAAGATCAGGGAGATACCAAAGCCGGTGATTGCCATGGTGAACGGTTTTGCAATTGGTGGTGGCCACGTTCTGCATGTCGTTTGCGACCTTACTATCGCCTCTGATAATGCCCGTTTTGGGCAGACCGGTCCGAAGGTTGGCAGCTTTGATGCAGGCTTCGGAAGTAGCTATCTGGCACGTCATGTTGGTCAGAAAAAAGCACGCGAGATCTGGTTCCTCTGCTTACAGTATTCAGCAAAAGAAGCGGAGGATATGGGCATGGTGAACAAGGTTGTTCCGCTTGCGGAATTGGAGGACACCACCGTTGAATGGTGCAGCATCATGATGCAACGGAGCCCGCTTGCTCTGCGCATGATCAAGCGCGGCTTGAACGCTGAACTCGATGGTCAACGTGGCCTGATGGAATTTGCAGGTGACGCAACGTTGATGTACTACCTGATGGACGAAGCACAAGAAGGACGCAACGCTTTTCTCGAGAAACGAACACCGGATTTCCAGAAATTCCAGAAGTTTCCTTGA
- a CDS encoding 1,4-dihydroxy-2-naphthoate polyprenyltransferase, with product MNAWIHAFRLRTLPLAVSSIVVGSGIAFHASKVINGYTFKPFVLVLALVTAVLLQVLSNLANDLGDHQHGTDNIDRVGPQRAVQSGAISPTAMLRALWICGILAFVSGLALIVSAFGLSASTLTFLILGIAAIGAAVRYTFGSKPYGYAGLGDVSVFLFFGIIGVLGTVYLHVQAFSTLLLLPAIAFGMFSVGVLNLNNMRDIENDANSGKRTIVVRMGSASAKRYHTALIMIGIACLFAFTALTYHSLLAWIYVPVLLLFFVHLKIVGANKEPRALDPQLKVLALGTFFLALAFSLGLVLDL from the coding sequence ATGAACGCTTGGATCCATGCTTTTCGATTGCGCACTTTGCCTTTGGCGGTGAGCAGCATTGTTGTGGGGAGTGGTATCGCATTCCATGCGAGTAAAGTGATCAATGGCTACACGTTCAAACCATTCGTTCTTGTGCTGGCGTTGGTTACTGCTGTTCTATTGCAGGTCCTGAGCAACTTGGCCAATGACCTCGGCGATCACCAGCACGGTACGGATAATATTGATCGCGTTGGGCCGCAGCGTGCAGTACAGAGCGGTGCTATTTCGCCTACAGCCATGTTGCGAGCTCTCTGGATCTGTGGCATTTTGGCGTTCGTAAGTGGATTGGCATTGATCGTTTCCGCGTTCGGACTTTCGGCTTCCACCTTGACCTTTTTGATCCTGGGTATTGCAGCGATCGGTGCGGCAGTGCGCTACACGTTCGGCAGTAAACCTTACGGCTATGCTGGCCTTGGTGATGTTAGTGTGTTCCTGTTCTTTGGGATCATCGGTGTTCTTGGAACCGTTTATCTGCATGTACAAGCATTTAGTACGTTACTCCTATTACCAGCGATCGCTTTCGGTATGTTCAGTGTGGGCGTTCTCAATTTGAACAACATGCGCGATATTGAGAACGATGCTAATAGTGGTAAACGAACCATTGTCGTTCGCATGGGTTCTGCTTCAGCCAAGCGCTACCATACCGCGCTGATCATGATCGGAATTGCATGTTTGTTCGCGTTTACTGCACTGACCTATCACTCGCTGTTAGCATGGATCTATGTACCTGTTCTGCTTCTCTTTTTCGTTCATTTAAAGATCGTTGGTGCGAATAAGGAGCCTCGTGCCCTGGATCCACAATTGAAGGTCCTTGCTCTTGGCACCTTCTTTTTGGCACTGGCATTTTCGTTGGGCTTAGTCCTTGACCTATGA
- a CDS encoding o-succinylbenzoate synthase, which yields MINARWIERTLEPAFPLGTSKGTINARTVWYLIAWHTDRPEIKGIGEAALFPGHSSESPEQVRTKLAELCARTSDWEHRLITDLVPVPSVRFAVEQVLKDLKVGDTKLMFPSTFTIGQSGIPINGLVWMGDKDTMRKRLREQIEGGNRCIKMKIGALGIDDELELLKSVRKEFSASDIALRVDANGAFNARNAIEILQQLADLEIESIEQPIPPGQYEAMSELCSATPIPIALDEDLIGVNHRDAKIQLLELVRPQHIVIKPSLVGGWAAAQEWIDLAQARNIGWWVTSALESSIGLNAIAQWVATLNVSVPQGLGTGKVYQNNVPSPLETEGGALWYRPEKQWDLSRFDF from the coding sequence ATGATCAACGCACGGTGGATAGAACGCACGTTAGAGCCTGCCTTTCCGTTGGGTACATCCAAGGGTACGATCAACGCGCGAACTGTTTGGTATTTGATCGCGTGGCATACTGATCGCCCAGAAATAAAAGGCATTGGCGAGGCTGCACTATTTCCAGGGCACAGTTCAGAAAGCCCGGAACAGGTGCGTACGAAACTTGCCGAACTCTGCGCACGGACGAGTGATTGGGAGCATCGACTGATCACGGATCTTGTTCCCGTTCCGAGTGTTCGTTTCGCAGTGGAACAAGTTCTAAAAGATCTGAAAGTTGGTGATACGAAGCTCATGTTCCCTTCGACCTTCACCATTGGGCAAAGCGGCATACCGATCAATGGCCTGGTCTGGATGGGTGATAAGGACACCATGCGGAAACGCCTTCGCGAACAGATCGAAGGAGGCAACCGTTGCATTAAAATGAAGATCGGAGCTCTTGGGATCGATGACGAACTGGAACTTCTGAAGTCCGTTCGCAAAGAGTTCTCAGCGAGCGATATCGCTTTGCGTGTGGATGCCAATGGCGCTTTCAATGCGCGCAATGCGATAGAGATCTTGCAACAGTTGGCCGATCTGGAAATTGAGAGCATTGAGCAACCGATACCTCCGGGGCAGTACGAAGCCATGTCCGAACTCTGCTCTGCAACTCCCATTCCGATCGCGCTGGACGAAGACCTGATCGGCGTTAACCACCGGGATGCGAAGATCCAGTTATTGGAGTTGGTCAGGCCACAGCATATCGTGATAAAGCCGAGCCTCGTGGGTGGATGGGCAGCGGCCCAAGAATGGATCGATCTTGCTCAAGCGCGTAACATTGGTTGGTGGGTTACCTCGGCGTTGGAAAGTAGCATTGGACTGAATGCTATTGCACAGTGGGTAGCAACGTTGAATGTATCGGTACCACAGGGCTTGGGCACAGGAAAAGTGTATCAGAACAATGTTCCGTCGCCGTTGGAGACCGAAGGCGGCGCGCTGTGGTACAGGCCAGAAAAACAATGGGATCTTAGCCGCTTCGATTTCTAG